One window of the Methanomassiliicoccaceae archaeon DOK genome contains the following:
- a CDS encoding signal recognition particle protein Srp19 (binds to 7S RNA to mediate binding of the signal recognition particle protein Srp54), which yields MAYDPDIAITLWPEYFDINRTRSEGRRLPKELCVSNPDLDIIAKGAMILDLEYEVREDMSYPKAPRARHGCVKVERGVMSKTELLPKIGEILVSNQRK from the coding sequence ATGGCATACGACCCGGACATAGCGATAACCCTCTGGCCCGAGTACTTCGATATCAACCGCACCAGGTCCGAGGGAAGAAGGCTCCCCAAGGAGCTGTGCGTGTCCAACCCCGACCTCGACATCATCGCCAAAGGCGCGATGATTCTCGACCTCGAGTACGAGGTCCGCGAGGACATGTCCTATCCGAAGGCACCCCGCGCCAGGCACGGATGCGTCAAGGTCGAGAGAGGCGTCATGTCCAAGACCGAGCTGCTCCCTAAGATCGGGGAGATCCTCGTGAGCAACCAGAGGAAGTGA
- a CDS encoding tRNA (N(6)-L-threonylcarbamoyladenosine(37)-C(2))-methylthiotransferase: protein MRYYVETYGCTMNFGEGRELSEVMASLGYEPADSADDADVVVLNTCTVVETTEKRMLSRISELKRQGKRVVVTGCMAQVQPKRIRIRLPDSPVVRFEEYGRFGEIVEGCYGRAGSPIRLETGSDAILPIAQGCLGHCSYCITKFARGDLRSYPADTLLARFDGFLAGGAREILITAQDTSSYGRDIGTDLPALVRSMLQRDGEYRIRLGMTNPDSLSRVVDGILEAMDDDRMYRFVHIPVQSGSDSVLRGMRRKYTVEGFMELVDTLRAGCPDISIATDLICGFPEETDEDHERSVGLIKELRADTVNITRFSARPGTDAASMEQVHGRISAERSAELTRVKNETELDVNATMVGRRYRALATESGKDGTILRTGNYRPVVVRDAVPLGTFVDVEVTENRPTYLLGKLV, encoded by the coding sequence ATGAGGTACTACGTCGAGACCTATGGATGCACCATGAACTTCGGCGAGGGCCGCGAGCTCTCCGAGGTCATGGCATCCCTCGGGTACGAACCGGCGGACAGCGCCGACGATGCGGACGTCGTCGTCCTCAACACATGCACAGTCGTGGAGACCACCGAGAAGCGCATGCTCTCGAGGATCTCCGAACTCAAGAGACAGGGCAAGAGGGTCGTCGTCACGGGATGCATGGCGCAGGTCCAGCCGAAGCGCATCCGCATAAGGCTCCCGGACTCCCCCGTCGTCAGGTTCGAGGAGTACGGCAGGTTCGGGGAGATAGTCGAAGGATGCTACGGGAGGGCGGGTTCGCCGATCCGCCTGGAGACCGGGTCCGACGCCATCCTGCCGATAGCCCAGGGGTGCCTTGGCCACTGCTCCTACTGCATCACCAAGTTCGCCAGAGGGGACCTACGCAGCTACCCCGCCGACACGCTTCTCGCAAGGTTCGACGGGTTCCTCGCCGGAGGTGCCAGGGAGATCCTGATAACGGCCCAGGACACCTCCAGCTACGGCAGGGACATCGGAACGGATCTGCCCGCTCTCGTGCGTTCGATGCTGCAAAGGGACGGGGAGTACAGGATCAGACTGGGGATGACGAACCCCGACAGCCTGTCCAGGGTCGTGGACGGCATCCTCGAGGCCATGGACGACGACAGGATGTACAGGTTCGTCCACATCCCGGTCCAGAGCGGCAGCGACTCCGTCCTGAGGGGCATGCGCAGGAAGTACACCGTCGAGGGGTTCATGGAACTGGTCGACACCCTCCGCGCCGGATGCCCCGACATAAGCATAGCCACGGACCTCATCTGCGGATTCCCGGAGGAGACCGACGAGGACCACGAGAGGAGCGTCGGGCTCATCAAGGAGCTCAGGGCCGACACGGTAAACATCACCAGGTTCTCAGCCCGTCCCGGGACCGATGCCGCATCCATGGAGCAGGTCCACGGCAGGATCTCGGCGGAGAGATCGGCGGAACTGACCAGAGTCAAGAACGAGACAGAGCTAGACGTCAACGCGACAATGGTCGGCAGGAGGTACCGTGCGTTGGCGACTGAGTCCGGCAAGGATGGAACCATCCTCAGGACCGGCAACTACAGACCCGTGGTGGTCAGGGACGCCGTCCCCCTTGGGACGTTCGTCGACGTCGAGGTCACGGAGAACCGTCCGACGTATCTTCTCGGAAAACTTGTCTGA
- a CDS encoding DUF1648 domain-containing protein → MMVEVYRENRASFVILVILWAVVIVAIIFLPDTIPAHWGFDSTEPNRWGSKFELIIAPTLFTIICLACMGVTRVVKGETYGDGKSSEMFMHRTTIGVSIFFLLLELGILTLILINL, encoded by the coding sequence ATGATGGTTGAGGTCTACCGCGAGAACCGTGCATCTTTCGTGATACTGGTGATCTTATGGGCGGTGGTGATTGTGGCCATCATCTTCTTGCCGGATACGATTCCTGCACACTGGGGCTTCGATTCAACAGAACCCAACCGTTGGGGTTCGAAATTCGAACTCATCATCGCACCCACGCTTTTTACAATCATATGTCTGGCTTGCATGGGCGTCACGAGAGTCGTGAAAGGGGAGACGTACGGGGACGGCAAATCCAGTGAGATGTTCATGCACAGAACGACAATCGGGGTAAGTATCTTCTTCCTTCTGTTGGAGTTGGGGATTCTGACTCTGATCCTCATCAATCTGTGA
- a CDS encoding translation initiation factor IF-2 subunit beta: protein MSDEDDYMALLNRAKIACPETIENHERFEIPELEILQEGKITVFRNFIDVTDKLRRDPQHVLQFLLKELGAPGNVEGRRAVFKAKISPNQINDKIQMYTETYVICSECGLPDTKMIKDGRTLMLECEACGARRPITVRKSVRADTANTLREGDIIELQITDVGKKGDGVGKFHDYLVVVPGTVKGAKIHAKISKISAKTAFAVPTTEACTR from the coding sequence ATGTCCGATGAAGATGACTACATGGCACTGCTCAACAGAGCGAAGATCGCATGCCCCGAGACCATCGAGAACCACGAGAGGTTCGAGATTCCCGAGCTGGAGATCCTCCAGGAGGGCAAGATCACCGTGTTCAGGAACTTCATCGACGTCACCGACAAACTCAGGCGCGACCCGCAGCACGTTCTCCAGTTCCTCCTCAAGGAGCTGGGCGCCCCGGGTAACGTCGAGGGACGCAGGGCCGTTTTCAAGGCCAAGATCAGCCCCAACCAGATCAACGACAAGATCCAGATGTACACGGAGACGTACGTCATCTGCTCCGAGTGCGGACTGCCCGACACCAAGATGATCAAGGATGGGAGGACGCTCATGCTCGAGTGCGAGGCATGCGGGGCCCGCAGGCCCATCACCGTCAGGAAGTCCGTCAGGGCCGACACCGCCAACACCCTCCGCGAGGGCGACATCATCGAGCTGCAGATCACCGACGTCGGGAAGAAGGGCGACGGTGTGGGCAAGTTCCACGACTACCTCGTCGTCGTCCCCGGAACAGTCAAAGGCGCCAAGATCCACGCGAAGATCTCCAAGATCTCCGCCAAGACCGCCTTCGCCGTGCCCACGACCGAGGCCTGCACCCGCTGA
- a CDS encoding tyrosine-type recombinase/integrase, translating into MGRYPFRECVNEVMRQYTGNRAESTLEIMERRYNRMEKDLNLLRSEGRISTTSPKHLTVEDIAVYHEFLRTRLVNGGHVCNDSIKKDFIDLDKLCSYYGNGCIHDYKARCPSLSSRKSSHRLPVMSEKDLDRILEIASEVPDNDFWGLRAFALFALYAGAGLRTVEMVHAKAENIIIEDECATIFLDHVKGNDTYGEPRTVFIIPKFVPAIERYLRIRRQYLDLCGAECEYVFFSHKRFEILTDKSIRQIRGNVEKACGMRFDGRMCRRTYGQYLKDKGVSIENVSVNMGHSSTKTTERYYARQRSERAIRETKNSFIDGE; encoded by the coding sequence ATGGGCCGCTATCCGTTCCGCGAGTGCGTCAACGAGGTCATGCGCCAGTACACGGGGAACCGTGCCGAATCGACCCTCGAGATCATGGAGAGACGCTACAACCGCATGGAGAAGGACCTGAATCTCCTGAGGTCCGAGGGCAGGATATCCACGACCTCCCCCAAGCACCTGACCGTGGAGGACATCGCGGTCTACCACGAGTTCCTGAGGACCCGCCTTGTGAACGGAGGGCACGTCTGTAACGACTCCATCAAGAAGGACTTCATCGACCTGGACAAACTCTGTTCTTACTACGGGAACGGGTGCATCCATGACTACAAGGCCAGATGCCCGTCGCTGTCCTCCAGGAAGAGCTCCCACCGCCTTCCGGTGATGTCCGAGAAGGACCTCGACCGTATTCTGGAGATCGCCTCCGAGGTCCCCGACAACGACTTCTGGGGGCTTCGCGCGTTCGCCCTCTTCGCGCTCTACGCGGGGGCAGGTCTCCGCACCGTGGAGATGGTTCATGCCAAGGCGGAGAACATCATTATTGAGGACGAATGCGCCACCATATTCCTGGATCACGTGAAGGGCAACGACACCTACGGCGAGCCGAGAACCGTGTTCATAATCCCGAAGTTCGTCCCCGCCATTGAGCGCTACCTCCGCATACGCCGGCAGTACCTGGACCTGTGCGGTGCCGAGTGCGAATACGTGTTCTTCTCCCACAAGCGCTTCGAGATCCTCACCGACAAGTCCATCCGCCAAATCCGCGGGAACGTTGAGAAAGCGTGCGGTATGAGATTCGATGGCCGCATGTGCCGTCGCACCTACGGGCAGTACCTCAAGGACAAGGGGGTCTCCATCGAGAACGTCAGCGTGAACATGGGCCACAGCTCCACCAAGACCACCGAGCGCTACTACGCCCGCCAGAGGTCCGAGAGGGCCATCCGCGAGACCAAGAATTCGTTCATTGACGGAGAGTGA
- a CDS encoding phosphoesterase, producing the protein MTEIQPVYDIPALIVENCLVIGDLHIGVESHLRSKGFHLVSRTSDMHETILAAADDYVTRLIVIGDVKDSVPGSTKQEYREIPDFFESLFERFDMIDVVRGNHDTSIEEFLPGRVKIRPATGLKLGDVGFIHGHTWPSEDVMGCETLVMAHNHPAVMFRDGVGRRTTEPCWFRGRFREGAQDARFPRLPKGFIVVPAFNRMLGGSPVNVIGEDLLGPVLNSDLVDVDNAHLYLLDGIDLGKRSDLMVTGKDYSRYKDTPQRRAKYS; encoded by the coding sequence ATGACAGAGATCCAACCGGTGTACGATATCCCGGCGCTGATCGTGGAGAACTGCCTGGTCATAGGGGACCTGCACATAGGTGTGGAATCTCATCTGAGATCGAAGGGGTTCCACCTGGTGTCTCGCACATCGGACATGCACGAGACGATTCTGGCGGCAGCGGACGACTATGTCACGCGCCTCATCGTCATAGGGGACGTGAAGGACTCTGTGCCTGGGTCGACGAAGCAGGAATACCGCGAGATACCCGACTTCTTCGAGAGCCTCTTCGAGAGATTCGACATGATCGACGTGGTCCGCGGGAACCATGACACCAGCATAGAGGAGTTCCTCCCCGGCAGGGTGAAGATCCGCCCCGCCACTGGTTTGAAGCTCGGGGATGTGGGGTTCATCCACGGCCACACATGGCCATCTGAGGACGTCATGGGCTGCGAGACTCTCGTCATGGCGCACAACCATCCAGCCGTGATGTTCAGGGACGGCGTCGGAAGGCGCACGACGGAACCGTGCTGGTTCAGGGGAAGATTCAGGGAGGGCGCTCAGGACGCCAGATTCCCGAGACTGCCGAAGGGCTTCATCGTGGTCCCTGCGTTCAACCGCATGCTGGGCGGTTCCCCGGTCAATGTCATCGGGGAGGATCTGCTCGGCCCGGTCCTGAACAGCGATCTGGTGGATGTGGATAACGCGCACCTCTACCTCCTCGACGGAATAGACCTCGGCAAGCGTTCCGATCTCATGGTCACCGGAAAGGACTACAGCAGGTACAAGGACACGCCTCAGAGAAGGGCCAAGTACTCCTGA
- a CDS encoding oxidoreductase, which translates to MGFFDKLFKKKEEKKEEPAAKPKAEPTSTSASFKVEPAPAKTEAPKAAAPKSDGANPGPYDFIVPPVATAEDASVPKDAILPAADLGPLLPGAPAGGKIKLAVYWTAACGGCDVSLLDTHERLLTIGDMADIVMWPVAADGKEKDIAAMEDGEITVSLINGAIRNSENEHMAKLLRQKSKIVVAYGTCAMFGGSPALANLVPGGAEEILDYVYTKTPSSANFQADYHKDAPVIPQTSYQAPEGELTIPTLYDTVKTLDQVIDVDYSIPGCPPLPESISQLLKAVEDFAYNGVPLPPKGTEIGITTKTLCEECPRKKENARITEIKEPHEVDIKEGVCLMDQGILCLGPATMGGCGARCTRAGQPCRGCYGPSPDVQEQGASMFTAVASLFPVLDEDPTCGEDEIIKIMSTIKDPLGYFYAYTLGKSLIKRAVKEGGQ; encoded by the coding sequence ATGGGATTCTTTGACAAGCTGTTCAAGAAGAAGGAAGAGAAAAAGGAAGAGCCTGCCGCGAAGCCGAAGGCCGAGCCCACCTCGACCTCCGCTTCCTTCAAGGTAGAGCCCGCACCCGCCAAGACCGAGGCCCCCAAGGCGGCCGCGCCCAAGTCCGACGGAGCCAACCCCGGCCCCTACGACTTCATCGTCCCGCCCGTGGCCACAGCCGAGGATGCCAGCGTCCCCAAGGACGCCATCCTGCCCGCTGCCGACCTCGGACCCCTCCTGCCCGGAGCACCCGCCGGCGGAAAGATCAAGCTGGCGGTCTACTGGACCGCCGCCTGCGGTGGATGCGACGTGTCCCTGCTGGACACCCACGAGAGGCTGCTGACCATCGGCGACATGGCCGACATCGTCATGTGGCCCGTCGCCGCCGATGGAAAGGAGAAGGACATCGCCGCCATGGAGGACGGAGAGATCACCGTCTCGCTCATCAACGGAGCCATCAGGAACTCCGAGAACGAGCACATGGCCAAGCTGCTGAGGCAGAAGTCCAAGATCGTCGTCGCCTACGGAACCTGCGCCATGTTCGGTGGAAGCCCCGCCCTGGCCAACCTGGTCCCCGGAGGAGCCGAGGAGATCCTGGACTACGTCTACACCAAGACCCCCTCCTCAGCCAACTTCCAGGCGGACTACCACAAGGACGCACCCGTGATCCCCCAGACATCCTACCAGGCCCCCGAGGGAGAGCTCACCATCCCGACCCTGTACGACACCGTCAAGACGCTCGACCAGGTCATCGATGTTGACTACTCCATCCCCGGATGCCCGCCCCTCCCCGAGTCCATCAGCCAGCTGCTGAAGGCCGTCGAGGACTTCGCCTACAACGGAGTGCCCCTCCCGCCCAAGGGAACCGAGATCGGAATCACCACCAAGACCCTGTGCGAGGAGTGCCCCAGGAAGAAGGAGAACGCCAGGATCACCGAGATCAAGGAGCCCCACGAGGTCGACATCAAAGAGGGCGTCTGCCTGATGGACCAGGGAATCCTCTGTCTCGGACCCGCCACCATGGGCGGATGCGGTGCCAGGTGCACCAGGGCAGGACAGCCCTGCCGTGGATGCTACGGCCCGTCCCCCGATGTGCAGGAGCAGGGTGCCAGTATGTTCACCGCCGTCGCTTCGCTGTTCCCCGTCCTCGACGAGGACCCGACCTGCGGCGAGGACGAGATCATCAAGATCATGAGCACCATCAAGGACCCGCTCGGGTACTTCTACGCCTACACACTCGGAAAGTCTCTCATCAAGAGAGCAGTCAAGGAAGGAGGTCAGTGA
- a CDS encoding phosphoesterase, protein MKFLVITDLHQNESMIDRFNAEIERSGAEFVVFLGDVTDFGTGEQAAEIISKIKSRVYVIPGNCDPLDLPEKIRDVAVDMHGNSAAMGGYRLVGLGGSNITIFHTAFELEEDDLYEGLRKNACEGMILMTHAPSFGILDEIPSGAHVGSPAVKRIVDEFHPILALSGHIHEAIGCKVVDGTTFVNPGPAKEGYCAVVDISDGKVEVEMLGPASA, encoded by the coding sequence ATGAAATTCCTCGTCATCACCGACCTGCACCAGAACGAATCCATGATCGACCGTTTCAACGCGGAGATCGAGAGGAGCGGGGCCGAGTTCGTCGTGTTCCTCGGCGACGTGACCGATTTCGGAACCGGGGAGCAGGCCGCGGAGATCATATCCAAGATCAAGTCCAGGGTCTACGTCATCCCCGGCAACTGCGACCCGCTGGACCTGCCCGAGAAGATCAGGGATGTAGCGGTCGACATGCACGGCAACTCCGCAGCGATGGGCGGATACAGACTGGTCGGCCTCGGGGGCTCCAACATCACCATATTCCACACCGCCTTCGAACTGGAGGAGGATGACCTGTACGAAGGTCTGAGGAAGAACGCTTGCGAGGGCATGATCCTCATGACCCATGCCCCGTCGTTCGGCATCCTCGACGAGATCCCCTCCGGAGCGCATGTGGGAAGTCCCGCGGTCAAGAGGATCGTCGATGAGTTCCATCCCATCCTGGCTCTCTCCGGGCACATCCACGAGGCCATCGGATGCAAAGTCGTCGACGGCACCACATTCGTCAACCCCGGACCGGCGAAGGAGGGATACTGCGCCGTAGTCGACATCTCCGACGGAAAGGTCGAGGTTGAGATGCTCGGCCCGGCATCCGCATGA
- a CDS encoding NAD(P)H-hydrate dehydratase: MMSPLDSRVMDANAEALGVSVTELMGNAGKAVADFLDRRFPDRRIVFVCGPGNNGGDGFAAASLMDPRRVSVSLLKKPSEIHTDAAWHFYSELRCPIVDYSKTDLREYDVVVDCALGTGARGDVREPYRSFIAASSDSGTVVSVDIPSGLGTDMSVHPVATVTFHDIKEGMTRENSGEIIIADIGIPAEAVDATGPGDMLRYPVPGKCSHKGQNGRLIIVAGGPYFGAPIMASMSALRTGADIVRLFTPESIFDAVAEASPVLMITRLSGDRLTTDSVEQLLSESENYDAVLIGPGLGTDEDTMEAVRSFVSACKVPMVIDADGITAVVGMEFRGNVVLTPHHEEFRRLGGTCCPNELAEKLNAVVLLKGATDEISDGRRTRLNRSGTPAMTGAGTGDVLAGATAALLSKGMTPFDSACLAAYICGRAGEYAFADKSYGLIATDVIDEIPHVLRDGLR; the protein is encoded by the coding sequence TTGATGAGTCCTCTGGACTCCAGAGTGATGGATGCCAACGCCGAGGCTCTCGGGGTGTCCGTCACAGAGCTCATGGGCAACGCTGGGAAGGCGGTCGCCGATTTCCTGGACAGGAGATTCCCCGATAGGAGGATCGTGTTCGTCTGCGGACCGGGAAACAACGGCGGTGACGGCTTCGCCGCCGCCTCGCTCATGGATCCCCGCAGGGTGTCAGTGTCACTTCTAAAGAAGCCTTCAGAGATCCACACCGATGCAGCGTGGCACTTCTACTCCGAACTGAGATGCCCCATCGTCGACTACTCCAAGACCGACCTCCGCGAGTACGATGTCGTCGTGGACTGCGCCCTGGGGACGGGAGCGAGAGGAGACGTCAGGGAACCGTACAGGAGCTTCATCGCAGCATCGTCGGATTCCGGCACCGTCGTGTCCGTCGATATCCCGTCCGGGCTCGGAACGGACATGTCCGTCCACCCCGTAGCCACGGTCACATTCCACGACATCAAGGAGGGGATGACGCGCGAGAACAGCGGGGAGATCATCATAGCCGACATAGGCATCCCCGCGGAGGCGGTCGATGCCACCGGACCCGGGGACATGCTCAGATACCCCGTTCCGGGGAAGTGCAGCCACAAGGGACAGAACGGCAGGCTGATAATCGTGGCCGGAGGACCTTACTTCGGAGCCCCGATCATGGCCTCCATGTCCGCCCTCAGGACTGGAGCCGACATAGTCAGACTCTTCACTCCCGAATCCATATTCGATGCCGTTGCGGAGGCCAGTCCCGTACTCATGATCACCAGACTCTCTGGCGATAGGCTGACGACGGATTCCGTGGAACAGCTCCTCTCCGAGTCCGAGAACTACGATGCCGTGCTTATCGGTCCCGGCCTCGGAACGGACGAGGACACAATGGAGGCTGTGAGATCGTTCGTCTCCGCCTGCAAGGTCCCGATGGTGATAGACGCCGACGGCATCACAGCTGTCGTCGGGATGGAATTCCGCGGAAACGTCGTGCTGACCCCGCATCATGAGGAGTTCAGAAGATTGGGCGGGACCTGCTGCCCGAACGAACTGGCGGAGAAGTTGAATGCCGTCGTCCTTCTCAAGGGCGCGACCGACGAGATCTCTGACGGCAGGAGGACGCGGCTGAACCGCTCAGGTACCCCCGCCATGACCGGTGCGGGAACCGGCGATGTCCTCGCAGGGGCAACCGCCGCACTGCTCTCCAAGGGGATGACACCATTCGACTCCGCATGCCTGGCGGCCTACATCTGCGGCAGGGCGGGCGAATACGCCTTCGCGGACAAATCGTACGGACTCATCGCGACCGACGTCATCGATGAGATCCCGCATGTTCTGAGGGACGGCCTGAGATGA
- a CDS encoding 30S ribosomal protein S8e has protein sequence MALWQGKSNRKPTGGRLVANQGKRKFEIGREKQFTRIGEQSLKQYRGAGGSVKVGMLSAQYANVVDKKTNTVKKVKILTVKSNPADPNYVQRNIMNKGATITTEIGDAIVTSRPGQDGAINAVLLE, from the coding sequence ATGGCACTTTGGCAGGGTAAATCCAACAGGAAGCCCACAGGCGGCAGGCTCGTCGCCAACCAGGGCAAGAGGAAGTTCGAGATCGGCAGAGAGAAGCAGTTCACCAGAATCGGTGAGCAGAGCCTCAAGCAGTATCGCGGAGCCGGCGGAAGTGTCAAGGTTGGAATGCTCAGCGCCCAGTACGCCAATGTGGTCGATAAGAAGACCAACACAGTCAAGAAAGTCAAAATCCTGACTGTGAAGTCCAACCCGGCTGACCCCAACTACGTTCAGCGTAACATCATGAACAAAGGGGCGACCATCACTACCGAGATCGGCGACGCCATCGTCACGTCCAGGCCTGGACAGGATGGCGCCATCAATGCTGTTCTGCTTGAGTAA
- a CDS encoding hydrogenase iron-sulfur subunit, whose translation MADFEPRIVTFCCNWCSYAGADGAGVARLQMPTNFRIIRTMCSARVDPEFVLRAFAKGADGVMVLGCHPADCHYIGGNYRARRRIALLRMVLEQYGFDPKRLKLEWVSASEGEKFQKTIVEFVDTIKALGPTPLKKEAN comes from the coding sequence ATGGCAGATTTCGAACCCAGAATCGTTACGTTCTGCTGCAACTGGTGCTCCTATGCCGGTGCAGACGGAGCCGGAGTTGCCAGGCTTCAGATGCCCACCAACTTCCGTATCATCAGGACCATGTGCTCTGCACGTGTCGACCCCGAGTTCGTCCTCAGGGCCTTCGCCAAAGGTGCAGACGGAGTCATGGTTCTCGGATGCCACCCCGCAGACTGCCACTACATCGGTGGAAACTACAGGGCCAGGAGGAGGATCGCGCTCCTGAGGATGGTCCTGGAGCAGTACGGATTTGACCCCAAGAGGCTCAAGCTCGAGTGGGTCTCCGCGTCTGAGGGAGAGAAGTTCCAGAAAACAATCGTCGAGTTCGTGGACACCATCAAGGCCCTCGGACCCACACCCCTCAAGAAGGAGGCGAACTGA
- a CDS encoding GNAT family N-acetyltransferase codes for MIDLEFVGPDEAETVSEIAYPLFYEVYGYEPEDVVREFLEDNQSPDAIRRHMSEGIRYAFIMYDGERAGYVAFGIAGESMVLSKLYLFGEFRGMGIGTLILHMVEDLARSEGISAVRLDVNVENSGALRLYERSGYVAKGRMGLHNRRLVMEKRLDTDL; via the coding sequence ATGATTGACCTCGAGTTCGTCGGACCGGATGAGGCGGAGACGGTCTCGGAGATCGCATATCCACTGTTCTACGAGGTCTACGGATACGAACCGGAGGATGTGGTCCGGGAGTTCCTGGAAGACAACCAGTCCCCTGATGCGATAAGGAGACATATGTCCGAGGGCATCCGCTACGCCTTCATAATGTACGACGGCGAGCGTGCGGGCTACGTGGCATTCGGTATCGCCGGGGAAAGCATGGTCCTCAGCAAGCTCTATCTGTTCGGGGAGTTCCGCGGAATGGGGATCGGCACCCTGATCCTGCACATGGTCGAGGATCTGGCCCGGTCCGAGGGCATATCCGCCGTCCGGCTTGACGTGAACGTCGAGAACTCCGGCGCACTGCGCCTGTACGAGAGATCGGGGTACGTCGCGAAGGGGAGGATGGGACTCCACAACAGACGCCTCGTCATGGAGAAGCGTCTGGATACGGACCTCTGA
- a CDS encoding Ni/Fe hydrogenase subunit alpha, whose product MTAPIIWDDKQKVTGNRVTVDPITRLEGHGKIEIFLDDKGDVQNAYWQVPELRGFERFCIGRKVTELNQITARLCGVCPGAHHMAATKAIDGCYNTKPTDTAYLIRDTFYNAHFVHSHIAHFYALAAPDFVCGPAAPAAERNVLGVIGRVGLELGGAVVKTRREAQNIQAIIGGKPTHPLMGVPGGVSKGVSKEEQQQIIGFAQDMVEFSKTSLQVFKDVVLNNKEYMDIVLNPDLYYHETYHMGLVNDKDQFEIHDGKVKVVNQKGEQTHLYDPYDYLDNIAEAVEPWSYEKFPYLRNPGYKGLVDGPESGLYRASPLSRLNVCKEMPTPLANDALQEYRGILKDAGVEGPCQHTLVTHWARIIEMVCCAEKCLEDAQNPDITNGDIKQKDIVAGGRGVGCVEAPRGTLTHDYTCDENGIVTACNMVVGTTNNNGPICMDVAKVAKALIHNFEVSPGLLNMVEMAFRAYDPCNSCATHALPGQMPLTAEIRNADGSIYDVISRN is encoded by the coding sequence ATGACAGCACCTATCATTTGGGATGACAAGCAGAAAGTCACCGGAAACCGTGTGACCGTTGACCCTATCACCCGTCTCGAGGGACACGGGAAGATCGAGATCTTCCTGGACGACAAGGGAGACGTCCAGAACGCCTACTGGCAGGTTCCCGAGCTCAGGGGATTCGAGAGGTTCTGCATCGGAAGGAAGGTAACAGAGCTCAACCAGATCACCGCCAGGCTCTGCGGTGTGTGCCCCGGTGCCCACCACATGGCCGCCACCAAGGCGATCGACGGATGCTACAACACCAAGCCCACCGACACAGCCTACCTCATCAGGGACACGTTCTACAACGCCCACTTCGTGCACAGCCACATCGCGCACTTCTACGCCCTGGCTGCGCCCGACTTCGTGTGCGGACCCGCGGCCCCCGCCGCGGAGAGGAACGTCCTCGGTGTCATCGGACGCGTCGGACTCGAGCTCGGTGGAGCCGTCGTCAAGACCCGCCGTGAGGCCCAGAACATCCAGGCCATCATCGGTGGAAAGCCCACCCACCCCCTGATGGGAGTCCCCGGAGGAGTCTCCAAGGGAGTCTCCAAAGAGGAGCAGCAGCAGATCATCGGGTTCGCCCAGGACATGGTCGAGTTCTCCAAGACCTCCCTGCAGGTGTTCAAGGACGTCGTCCTGAACAACAAGGAGTACATGGACATCGTTCTGAACCCCGACCTGTACTACCACGAGACCTACCACATGGGACTCGTCAACGACAAGGACCAGTTCGAGATTCACGACGGAAAGGTCAAGGTCGTCAACCAGAAGGGAGAGCAGACCCACCTCTACGACCCCTACGACTACCTCGACAACATCGCCGAGGCTGTCGAGCCCTGGTCCTACGAGAAGTTCCCCTACCTGAGGAACCCCGGATACAAGGGACTCGTCGACGGACCCGAGAGCGGACTCTACAGGGCCTCGCCCCTGTCCAGGCTCAACGTGTGCAAGGAGATGCCCACGCCCCTGGCCAACGACGCTCTGCAGGAGTACCGCGGCATCCTGAAGGACGCCGGTGTCGAGGGACCGTGCCAGCACACCCTGGTTACCCACTGGGCAAGGATCATCGAGATGGTCTGCTGCGCAGAGAAGTGTCTCGAGGACGCTCAGAACCCCGACATCACCAACGGAGACATCAAGCAGAAGGACATCGTGGCCGGCGGACGCGGAGTCGGTTGCGTCGAGGCTCCTCGCGGAACCCTGACCCACGACTACACATGCGACGAGAACGGAATCGTCACCGCATGCAACATGGTCGTCGGAACCACCAACAACAACGGTCCCATCTGCATGGATGTCGCCAAGGTCGCTAAGGCGCTGATCCACAACTTCGAGGTCTCCCCCGGTCTGCTGAACATGGTCGAGATGGCGTTCAGGGCTTACGACCCCTGCAACTCCTGCGCTACCCATGCTCTGCCCGGCCAGATGCCTCTGACCGCTGAGATCAGGAACGCCGACGGTTCCATCTACGACGTCATCAGCCGCAACTGA